One Kribbella sp. NBC_00662 genomic region harbors:
- a CDS encoding APC family permease has protein sequence MNASQPEQADGTTLARRLGLGDAVVIGLGSMVGAGVFAVWSPAAQAAGSWLLLGLAIAAVVAYCNAASSAQLAAVYPVSGGTYVYGRERLGEWWGYAAGWCFVSGKTASCAAMALTFATYVVPDEWLQRLLALAAVLILAAVNYRGVTRTARLTRILVTCTLAVLALVLVLLFRGDAHHHTSAPTSTYGVLQSAGLLFFAFAGYARIATMGEEVREPARTIPRAITAALIIAIGIYLLVAFALLRTGDPASTAAPLASAVDGVGAAWATPIVRIGAALASLGALLALIAGVGRTTLAMARNRDLPTWLAAVHPRYQVPHHAELALAAVVGVLVLTTDLRGVIGFSSFGVLLYYAIANASAFTQPADQRRWPRAVNVIGLIGCVVLAVTLPWTSAVVAAALLAAALLVRRFRTGRAGSARS, from the coding sequence ATGAACGCATCCCAGCCGGAGCAGGCGGACGGGACGACGCTCGCACGCCGGCTCGGGCTGGGCGATGCGGTGGTGATCGGGCTCGGCTCGATGGTCGGGGCCGGCGTCTTCGCCGTCTGGTCGCCGGCCGCACAGGCGGCCGGCTCGTGGCTGCTCCTCGGCCTAGCGATCGCGGCCGTTGTTGCCTACTGCAACGCGGCGTCGTCGGCGCAGTTGGCCGCGGTCTACCCGGTCTCGGGCGGCACCTACGTCTACGGTCGCGAACGCCTGGGGGAGTGGTGGGGGTACGCCGCCGGTTGGTGCTTCGTGTCCGGGAAGACGGCGTCGTGTGCCGCGATGGCGCTGACCTTCGCGACCTACGTCGTCCCCGACGAATGGCTGCAGCGTCTGCTGGCCCTCGCAGCCGTGCTGATTCTTGCCGCCGTCAACTACCGCGGCGTGACCAGGACAGCCCGGCTGACCAGGATCCTCGTCACCTGTACCCTCGCCGTCCTCGCGCTCGTCCTCGTCCTGCTCTTCAGGGGCGATGCGCACCACCACACGTCCGCCCCCACCTCGACGTACGGCGTCCTGCAGTCGGCCGGGCTGCTGTTCTTCGCCTTCGCCGGCTACGCGCGGATCGCGACCATGGGCGAGGAGGTCCGCGAGCCGGCCCGGACGATCCCACGAGCGATCACCGCGGCACTGATCATTGCTATCGGCATCTATCTGCTGGTCGCGTTCGCGCTGCTGCGGACCGGCGACCCCGCGTCGACCGCAGCGCCCCTCGCGTCCGCGGTCGACGGGGTCGGTGCGGCCTGGGCGACCCCGATCGTCCGGATCGGGGCCGCGCTCGCCAGCCTCGGCGCCCTGCTCGCCCTGATCGCCGGCGTCGGCCGCACCACGCTCGCCATGGCCCGCAACCGGGACCTCCCGACGTGGCTGGCCGCCGTACATCCCCGCTACCAGGTCCCGCACCACGCCGAGCTGGCGCTCGCCGCGGTCGTCGGCGTACTGGTGCTGACCACCGATCTGCGTGGCGTGATCGGCTTCTCGTCGTTCGGTGTCCTGCTGTACTACGCGATCGCGAACGCGTCCGCGTTCACCCAGCCGGCCGATCAGCGTCGCTGGCCGCGTGCCGTCAACGTGATCGGCCTGATCGGTTGCGTCGTCCTCGCGGTCACCCTCCCGTGGACGTCCGCGGTCGTGGCTGCCGCTCTCCTCGCGGCAGCCCTTCTCGTACGGCGATTCAGGACAGGTCGCGCCGGATCCGCCAGAAGCTGA
- a CDS encoding ketose-bisphosphate aldolase, translated as MPLVSGAEVVLAAAKAGRGVGAFNVIQLEHATALIAGAEQVGAPVILQISENAVKYHGALKPIGLGTLAAAAASSVPVVVHLDHAMDRDLVTEAVALGFTSVMYDASKLEYADNVAATTEVTAYCHDHGVFVEAEIGEVGGKDGVHAPGARTRPDEAVAFAEATGVDALAVAVGSSHAMTERTATLDFELITQLREAVPVPLVLHGSSGVADPDLTRAVEAGMTKVNIATHLNNVFTAVVREVLADNPKLVDTRKYLGPARDAVAAEVARLLGVLKAV; from the coding sequence ATGCCGTTGGTTTCCGGGGCCGAGGTTGTGCTGGCTGCGGCCAAGGCCGGTCGTGGTGTCGGTGCGTTCAACGTGATCCAGCTGGAGCACGCGACCGCGCTGATCGCCGGGGCCGAGCAGGTCGGTGCGCCGGTGATCCTGCAGATCAGTGAGAACGCGGTGAAGTACCACGGCGCGCTCAAACCGATCGGGCTCGGCACGCTGGCCGCCGCGGCGGCCTCTTCGGTGCCCGTCGTCGTACATCTGGATCACGCGATGGACCGGGACCTGGTGACCGAGGCGGTCGCGCTCGGGTTCACGTCGGTGATGTACGACGCCTCCAAGCTCGAGTACGCCGACAACGTCGCCGCGACGACCGAGGTCACGGCGTACTGCCACGACCACGGAGTGTTCGTCGAGGCCGAGATCGGCGAGGTCGGCGGGAAGGACGGCGTGCACGCCCCCGGCGCCCGCACCCGCCCCGACGAAGCCGTCGCCTTCGCCGAGGCCACCGGCGTCGACGCGCTGGCGGTGGCGGTCGGCTCCTCCCACGCCATGACCGAGCGCACGGCGACCCTCGACTTCGAGCTCATCACCCAGCTCCGTGAGGCTGTGCCGGTGCCGCTCGTCCTGCACGGCTCGTCGGGTGTCGCGGACCCGGACCTCACCCGCGCGGTCGAGGCCGGCATGACCAAGGTCAACATCGCCACCCACCTCAACAACGTCTTCACCGCGGTGGTTCGCGAGGTCCTCGCCGATAACCCGAAGCTGGTCGACACCCGCAAGTACCTCGGCCCGGCCCGCGATGCCGTCGCGGCGGAGGTCGCCCGCCTCCTCGGTGTGCTGAAAGCGGTCTAG
- a CDS encoding CGNR zinc finger domain-containing protein gives MDALPSHLELVQGVVLPKPVGAHPVLDFVNTRSEWTTRAPARTEWLTSYEAFLIWNSYVGLLSPATVFRLIEQAGSSPTEVSRRLQATLDFRVDLYDVLTDQATETTFEAAARLIEKAYGGRRLVHADDGLTWELREDLALPLHNLALLAGELLTGQSREHVRTCPSCGWLFLDPRGRRRWCSMATCGNRAKVRAHAARVR, from the coding sequence ATGGATGCGCTGCCGTCCCACCTCGAGCTCGTGCAGGGCGTCGTCCTGCCCAAGCCGGTCGGCGCGCATCCGGTGCTGGACTTCGTCAACACCCGGTCCGAGTGGACCACCCGTGCCCCGGCCCGGACCGAGTGGCTGACGTCGTACGAGGCGTTTCTGATCTGGAACTCGTACGTCGGCCTGTTGTCGCCGGCCACCGTGTTCCGGTTGATCGAGCAGGCCGGCAGCAGCCCGACCGAGGTGTCACGGCGGCTGCAGGCCACGCTGGACTTCCGCGTCGACCTGTACGACGTCCTGACCGACCAGGCCACCGAGACGACGTTCGAGGCCGCCGCGCGCCTGATCGAGAAGGCGTACGGCGGCCGTCGGCTGGTGCACGCCGACGACGGACTGACCTGGGAGCTGCGGGAAGATCTCGCGCTCCCGCTGCACAACCTGGCGTTGCTGGCCGGCGAGCTGCTCACCGGCCAGTCCCGCGAGCACGTGCGCACCTGCCCGTCCTGCGGCTGGTTGTTCCTCGACCCACGCGGCCGCCGGCGCTGGTGCTCGATGGCCACCTGCGGCAACCGCGCCAAGGTCCGGGCCCATGCGGCCCGCGTGCGCTAG
- a CDS encoding TetR/AcrR family transcriptional regulator, whose product MTVAVDETLRTAAIAVLAEYGWAGVTLERVAEKVGRSRVTLWRQGLTVEALLNSLLDALADDYRDTMWPVLAGSGTGREGLIRTIEALFDVIDRHLPLMLSSDLVFHQEQARNGPVSFLDPFERFLREGETDGTLHPHGRVSDVAEVLMVSAAFTYVHMRGRHHWSRSRARRLTLDLVLRGVLEA is encoded by the coding sequence ATGACGGTGGCGGTTGACGAAACCCTGCGCACGGCCGCCATCGCCGTCCTGGCCGAGTACGGCTGGGCCGGCGTGACGCTGGAGCGGGTCGCGGAGAAGGTCGGTCGGTCCCGGGTCACACTCTGGCGGCAGGGCCTGACCGTCGAGGCGCTGCTGAACTCCCTGCTGGACGCGCTGGCCGACGACTACCGGGACACGATGTGGCCGGTGCTCGCCGGTTCCGGCACCGGCCGCGAGGGCCTGATCCGCACGATCGAGGCGCTGTTCGACGTGATCGACCGGCATCTCCCGCTGATGTTGTCGTCGGACCTGGTCTTCCACCAGGAGCAGGCGCGCAACGGGCCGGTCTCGTTTCTCGACCCGTTCGAGCGGTTCCTCCGTGAGGGCGAGACCGACGGCACGCTGCACCCGCACGGCCGGGTCAGCGACGTCGCCGAGGTACTGATGGTCTCGGCCGCCTTCACCTACGTGCACATGCGCGGCCGCCACCACTGGTCACGGTCGCGGGCCCGGCGCCTGACCCTCGACCTGGTACTCCGCGGCGTCCTCGAAGCCTGA
- a CDS encoding TetR/AcrR family transcriptional regulator — METPVETTRERLLNVAEQRFGEGGYEGTSLRAITVAAAANIAAVNYHFGSKEALLRAAVARAMAPVNTERRRRLDQLEASGPPTPEELIRAFIEPGLELVLRRGERGAVVARFIGRIAFDPSRRIRELYAAESDPIESRYLAALQRALPQASPDAVAFGYVNMLGLLALHQSQALSPTPGAAGPGATAEDPGKLAENLVAFLVAAFDRGLRA; from the coding sequence GTGGAGACACCGGTCGAAACGACCCGGGAGAGATTGCTCAACGTCGCTGAGCAACGGTTCGGTGAAGGGGGTTACGAAGGAACGTCGCTGCGCGCCATCACGGTCGCGGCGGCTGCGAATATCGCGGCGGTCAACTACCACTTCGGCTCGAAGGAAGCGCTGCTGCGGGCTGCCGTGGCGCGTGCGATGGCGCCGGTCAATACCGAGCGGCGGCGCCGGCTGGACCAGTTGGAGGCCAGTGGGCCGCCGACACCCGAGGAGCTGATCCGGGCATTCATCGAGCCCGGGCTGGAACTGGTACTGCGCCGGGGCGAGCGTGGTGCCGTGGTCGCCCGGTTCATCGGCCGGATCGCGTTCGATCCGAGTCGGCGGATCCGGGAGCTGTACGCGGCCGAGTCGGATCCGATCGAGAGTCGTTACCTGGCCGCCCTGCAGCGGGCGCTGCCGCAGGCGTCGCCGGATGCGGTCGCCTTCGGGTACGTGAACATGCTCGGTCTGCTCGCCCTGCACCAATCACAGGCACTGTCCCCGACGCCGGGTGCCGCCGGCCCCGGGGCCACTGCCGAGGATCCCGGCAAACTCGCCGAGAACCTGGTCGCGTTCCTGGTTGCGGCTTTCGACCGCGGCCTGCGGGCCTGA
- a CDS encoding 1-phosphofructokinase family hexose kinase → MAGLIGTVTLNLALDVTYEVDELRVGGSHRVDRIRRRAGGKGVNVARVAATLGHQVLVLGFVGGVTGELVAEELFDAGLTALLTPIAGETRRTVAIVNGVDGDATIFNEAGPTVTADEWRAFLDRMPWGRMGVLACSGSLPPGLPSDAYAELAVRARHHDVLSVIDAGGDALTAAAKTGAVVRANASELRAAVGDVEVEEGASELVALGAAAAVITDGPRGMVAASKKGVWRALPVETVSGNPTGAGDACTAVVAAAVAESPEPDWSVVLKSAVAASAAAVLTPVAGDIDLAAYRRWQPQVTVNR, encoded by the coding sequence GTGGCTGGACTGATCGGGACCGTCACGCTCAACCTCGCGCTGGACGTGACGTACGAGGTCGACGAACTGCGGGTCGGCGGCAGTCATCGCGTCGACCGGATCCGTCGGCGGGCCGGCGGGAAGGGCGTGAACGTCGCGCGGGTCGCGGCCACGCTCGGGCATCAGGTGCTGGTGCTCGGGTTCGTCGGCGGGGTGACCGGTGAGCTGGTCGCCGAGGAGCTGTTCGACGCCGGGCTGACCGCGCTGCTCACCCCGATCGCGGGTGAGACCCGCCGTACCGTTGCCATTGTCAACGGTGTGGACGGCGACGCGACGATCTTCAACGAGGCCGGTCCGACGGTGACTGCGGACGAGTGGCGCGCGTTCCTGGACCGGATGCCGTGGGGGCGGATGGGCGTGCTCGCCTGCTCGGGCAGTCTGCCGCCGGGGTTGCCGTCGGACGCGTACGCCGAGCTCGCGGTCCGGGCGCGGCATCACGACGTACTGTCGGTGATCGATGCCGGCGGTGACGCGTTGACCGCCGCGGCGAAGACGGGTGCGGTGGTGCGGGCGAACGCGTCCGAGCTGCGTGCGGCCGTCGGCGACGTGGAGGTCGAGGAAGGCGCGTCGGAGCTGGTCGCGCTCGGTGCGGCCGCGGCAGTGATCACCGACGGACCGCGCGGGATGGTTGCCGCCAGCAAGAAAGGTGTCTGGCGGGCATTGCCGGTCGAGACCGTGAGCGGAAACCCGACCGGCGCGGGCGATGCGTGTACGGCGGTCGTCGCGGCAGCTGTCGCGGAATCGCCGGAGCCCGACTGGTCCGTCGTACTGAAGTCCGCCGTTGCCGCATCCGCCGCCGCCGTGCTGACACCCGTTGCCGGAGACATCGATCTGGCCGCGTACCGCCGCTGGCAACCGCAAGTCACCGTTAATCGCTAG
- the nagA gene encoding N-acetylglucosamine-6-phosphate deacetylase, whose translation MTTYRVGRVVTPDDVLENAWIQVVDEDIVAFGRRSEGMPADGKRPEDLGAVTVVPGFVDIHTHGGGGSTYSTTDPEEARKVAAFHGRHGTTTTLASLVTAPLDVLVDQTACLAELIADGVIAGVHLEGPFLSAARCGAHDPSLLRPPLKDDVAKVLSDAVKMVTIAPELENGLEAIRQVVDAGAVAALGHTDATYEQMVAGADAGATVATHLFNGMRPFHHRDPGPVGAALNDERLLLEVINDGMHLDPQVVRVALAAAGVNRIALITDAMEATGMGNGRYKIGNLEVDVKDGLATLAHGTHSIAGSTLTMDVAYRNAVTSGVSLVDASRMASTTPAQTFGWYDVGSIETGKRADLVLLDDEYAVQKVMRAGSWLD comes from the coding sequence ATGACGACGTACCGCGTGGGCCGGGTGGTCACGCCGGACGACGTTCTGGAGAACGCCTGGATCCAGGTGGTCGACGAAGACATCGTGGCGTTCGGTCGCCGGTCCGAGGGGATGCCCGCGGACGGCAAGCGGCCCGAGGACCTCGGTGCCGTGACCGTCGTACCGGGCTTCGTCGATATCCACACCCACGGCGGCGGCGGGTCGACGTACTCGACGACCGATCCGGAGGAGGCCCGGAAGGTCGCGGCCTTCCACGGCAGGCACGGTACGACGACCACGCTGGCCAGCCTCGTCACGGCGCCGCTCGACGTCCTCGTCGACCAGACGGCCTGTCTCGCGGAGCTGATCGCCGACGGCGTGATCGCCGGCGTGCACCTCGAAGGGCCGTTCCTGTCCGCGGCGCGGTGTGGTGCGCACGACCCGTCGCTGCTGAGGCCGCCGCTCAAGGACGACGTCGCGAAGGTGCTCAGTGACGCGGTCAAGATGGTGACGATCGCGCCGGAGCTCGAGAACGGGCTGGAAGCGATCCGCCAGGTCGTCGACGCGGGCGCGGTCGCGGCGCTCGGGCACACCGATGCGACGTACGAGCAGATGGTCGCCGGGGCGGATGCGGGTGCGACGGTCGCGACTCACCTGTTCAACGGGATGCGGCCGTTCCACCACCGCGATCCCGGTCCGGTCGGCGCCGCGCTGAACGACGAGCGGCTGCTGCTCGAGGTGATCAACGACGGCATGCACCTGGACCCGCAGGTGGTCCGGGTCGCGCTCGCCGCGGCCGGGGTGAACCGGATCGCGCTGATCACCGACGCGATGGAGGCGACCGGGATGGGCAACGGCCGCTACAAGATCGGCAACCTCGAGGTCGACGTCAAGGACGGCCTCGCGACGCTTGCCCACGGCACGCACTCGATCGCCGGCAGCACGCTGACCATGGACGTTGCCTACCGCAACGCGGTGACGTCCGGGGTCTCGCTGGTGGACGCGTCGCGGATGGCCTCGACGACCCCGGCGCAGACCTTCGGCTGGTACGACGTGGGCTCGATCGAGACCGGGAAGCGGGCCGACCTGGTGCTGCTGGACGACGAGTACGCCGTGCAGAAAGTGATGCGGGCCGGGTCGTGGCTGGACTGA
- a CDS encoding ABC transporter ATP-binding protein encodes MTTVLHAQGLGKKYGRRWALADCELEVPAGHVVGLVGPNGAGKSTLLNLAVGMLTPSAGSVEVLGAPAGSQQAKVGYVAQDTPTYARLSVADHLRLGRRLNPAWDESLAQQRIQHLKLDPKQRAGKLSGGQRAQLALTLGLAKRPELLILDEPVAALDPLARREFLQDLMEAVAEQELSVVLSSHLVSDVERACDYVIVLVDSRVQVSGEIDTLLATHYRLTGPRRDPKDLPRDQLVVTASHTDRQSTYLIRTDRPIHDPAWTVSQLTLEDLVLAYMGRDVQPERPVLEVQR; translated from the coding sequence ATGACGACAGTTCTGCACGCCCAGGGGTTGGGCAAGAAGTATGGGCGGCGCTGGGCGCTGGCCGATTGTGAGTTGGAGGTTCCGGCCGGGCATGTGGTGGGGCTGGTCGGGCCCAACGGGGCCGGCAAGAGCACGTTGCTGAATCTGGCCGTGGGGATGCTGACGCCGAGTGCGGGGTCGGTCGAGGTGCTGGGAGCGCCGGCCGGGTCGCAGCAGGCGAAGGTCGGGTACGTCGCGCAGGACACGCCGACGTACGCGCGGTTGAGTGTCGCGGACCACCTGCGGCTCGGGCGCCGGCTGAACCCGGCGTGGGACGAATCCCTTGCACAGCAGCGGATCCAGCACCTGAAGCTCGATCCGAAGCAGCGGGCGGGGAAGCTGTCCGGTGGTCAGCGCGCGCAGTTGGCGCTGACGCTCGGGCTGGCGAAGCGACCCGAGTTGCTGATCCTCGACGAGCCGGTCGCGGCGCTCGATCCGCTGGCCCGGCGCGAGTTCCTGCAGGACCTGATGGAGGCGGTCGCGGAGCAGGAGCTCAGCGTCGTACTGTCCTCGCACCTGGTCTCCGATGTCGAGCGCGCCTGCGACTACGTGATCGTGCTCGTCGACTCGCGGGTGCAGGTCAGCGGCGAGATCGACACCTTGCTGGCCACGCACTACCGGTTGACCGGTCCGCGCCGCGATCCGAAGGACCTGCCGCGGGACCAGTTGGTCGTGACCGCGAGCCACACCGACCGGCAGTCGACGTACCTGATCCGGACCGACCGGCCGATCCACGATCCGGCCTGGACGGTCAGCCAACTCACGCTCGAGGACCTCGTGCTGGCCTACATGGGCCGCGACGTCCAGCCGGAGCGCCCAGTCCTGGAGGTGCAGCGATGA
- a CDS encoding GntR family transcriptional regulator yields MIEFHLDGRSGVSPYQQIVQQVRNALRLGLLREGDQLPTVKDVVATLAINPNTVLKAYRELEHEGLVQARPGRGTFVTRTLTDNTLAAHGPLRQDLRRWLAKARKAGLDDESIEALFLTTFRSAAQEDIA; encoded by the coding sequence ATGATCGAGTTCCATCTGGACGGCCGGTCGGGGGTCTCGCCGTACCAGCAGATCGTTCAGCAGGTCCGGAACGCGTTGCGGCTCGGACTGCTGCGGGAGGGTGACCAGCTGCCGACCGTGAAGGACGTCGTCGCGACGCTGGCGATCAACCCGAACACCGTGCTCAAGGCGTACCGCGAGCTCGAGCACGAGGGCCTGGTCCAGGCCCGGCCCGGCCGCGGCACGTTCGTCACCCGCACCCTGACCGACAACACTCTCGCCGCGCACGGACCCCTTCGCCAGGACCTCCGCCGCTGGCTCGCCAAGGCCCGCAAGGCCGGCCTCGACGACGAAAGCATCGAGGCCCTGTTCCTGACAACCTTTCGGTCCGCCGCTCAGGAGGACATAGCATGA
- a CDS encoding ABC transporter permease subunit, with amino-acid sequence MIWLTWRQFRVQFLVVAAVIVAAGVIFAVTGPGLADDYRRLTDSFIQSLAVERLNPVLYRVGQLLLYAVPPVIGAFWGAPLIARELETGTHRLVWSQSIGRRRWLATKLAVTGGSAIAITGLLSLAVSWWSDPIDKAVNAGQDSNTYLPRMFPSVFSARGLVPIGYAAFAFALGVALGLVIRRTVVALAVTLAVVILVQILAPIFIRPHLLAPTDKYIVPTAENIRGFGLSGDGPTPQVTMIEVATGAVGAWKLSDKTVDKSGQSAKLPSYVVDCAPTPPGLTQEPTDPAARTACFQRLTSDGYRQHVRYFTKDKFWDLQWREFGFFLVLALALSGFSFWRIRRDLS; translated from the coding sequence ATGATCTGGCTGACCTGGCGACAGTTCCGTGTCCAGTTCCTCGTCGTCGCGGCGGTGATCGTCGCGGCCGGCGTCATCTTCGCCGTTACCGGCCCGGGGCTCGCCGACGACTACCGACGGCTGACCGACTCGTTCATCCAGAGCCTCGCCGTCGAACGGCTCAACCCGGTGCTGTACCGCGTCGGCCAGCTCCTGCTGTACGCCGTACCGCCGGTGATCGGGGCGTTCTGGGGCGCACCGCTGATCGCGCGTGAGCTGGAGACCGGAACGCACCGGCTGGTGTGGAGCCAGAGCATCGGCCGCCGCCGCTGGCTCGCGACCAAGCTCGCCGTCACCGGTGGCTCCGCGATCGCGATCACCGGACTGCTCAGTCTCGCGGTGAGCTGGTGGTCCGACCCGATCGACAAGGCCGTCAACGCCGGTCAGGACTCCAACACCTACCTGCCCCGGATGTTCCCGTCGGTGTTCTCCGCCCGCGGCCTGGTCCCGATCGGGTACGCCGCGTTCGCGTTCGCTCTCGGGGTCGCGCTCGGCCTGGTGATCCGGCGTACGGTCGTCGCGCTCGCGGTCACGCTGGCCGTGGTGATCCTGGTGCAGATCCTCGCGCCGATATTCATCCGGCCGCACCTGCTCGCTCCGACCGACAAGTACATCGTCCCGACCGCGGAGAACATCCGGGGCTTCGGGCTCAGCGGGGACGGACCGACTCCACAGGTGACGATGATCGAGGTCGCCACCGGCGCCGTCGGGGCGTGGAAGCTGTCGGACAAGACCGTCGACAAGTCGGGTCAGTCGGCGAAACTCCCGTCGTACGTGGTGGATTGCGCGCCCACGCCGCCGGGGTTGACCCAGGAACCGACGGACCCCGCGGCCCGGACGGCCTGTTTCCAGCGGCTCACCTCCGACGGGTACCGGCAGCACGTCCGCTACTTCACCAAGGACAAGTTCTGGGACCTGCAGTGGCGGGAGTTCGGGTTCTTCCTGGTGCTCGCGCTGGCACTCAGCGGCTTCAGCTTCTGGCGGATCCGGCGCGACCTGTCCTGA
- a CDS encoding ROK family protein, translated as MDPCEVVVAVDLGGTRMKCGLVAADGAVLHRETRPTPRDAGGRAVLDALLETVVELSQKATADGHRVRAIGVVVPGVIDAEHGTVGAENLEWVATPVLAELKAAISDDVPIVLAHDVRAGGYAEFRQGALAGTTNSMFLPLGTGIAAAMIVDGSLVSGDGYAGELGHSKFIYGDAAELCACGQWGCLETVASAAALARRYTARTGRTVDGAREVMELLAAGDPDAAQVWQDALAALIDALVLYTTLVAPTKIAIGGGLVGAGETLLQPLREGVHERLTFQREPEIVAAVLGEEAGMLGAAQMAWDRADEEGRA; from the coding sequence GTGGACCCCTGTGAAGTCGTGGTTGCCGTCGACCTCGGTGGAACCCGGATGAAGTGCGGCCTGGTCGCCGCCGACGGTGCCGTGCTGCACCGCGAGACCAGGCCTACTCCCCGGGACGCTGGGGGCCGTGCCGTGCTCGACGCCCTGCTGGAGACCGTCGTCGAGCTCAGCCAGAAGGCGACCGCCGACGGGCACCGGGTGCGCGCGATCGGGGTCGTGGTGCCCGGCGTCATCGACGCCGAGCACGGGACCGTCGGCGCCGAGAACCTGGAATGGGTCGCGACGCCGGTGCTGGCCGAGCTCAAGGCCGCGATCAGCGACGACGTGCCGATCGTGCTCGCCCACGACGTCCGCGCCGGGGGCTACGCCGAGTTCCGTCAGGGCGCCCTCGCCGGTACGACGAACTCGATGTTCCTGCCGCTCGGCACCGGGATCGCCGCCGCGATGATCGTCGACGGGTCCCTGGTCAGCGGCGACGGGTACGCCGGCGAACTCGGCCACTCGAAGTTCATCTACGGCGACGCGGCCGAGCTGTGCGCCTGCGGGCAGTGGGGCTGCCTCGAGACCGTCGCGTCCGCTGCCGCACTGGCCCGGCGGTACACCGCTCGCACCGGACGGACCGTGGACGGCGCCCGCGAGGTGATGGAGCTGCTGGCGGCCGGAGACCCGGATGCCGCACAGGTGTGGCAGGACGCGCTGGCGGCTCTGATCGACGCTCTGGTCCTCTACACGACCTTGGTCGCGCCGACGAAGATCGCGATCGGCGGCGGGCTGGTCGGAGCGGGCGAGACGCTGCTGCAGCCGCTGCGGGAGGGTGTGCACGAGCGACTGACGTTCCAGCGCGAGCCGGAGATCGTGGCGGCGGTGCTGGGCGAGGAGGCGGGCATGCTCGGTGCCGCGCAGATGGCCTGGGACCGCGCTGACGAGGAGGGCAGGGCATGA
- a CDS encoding deoxyribodipyrimidine photo-lyase encodes MTAVMWFRRDLRLADNPALLDAVAAGDGRVLGVFVVDPLLWERSGDPRREHLAASLRSLSGSMGGRLVVRRGDPATVVPALADEFGAASVHISADYGPYGQQRDQEVEASLKCPLVRTGSPYAVAPGRVLNQQGRSYQVFTPYFKAWLAHGWRQPAEAPSDVAWVKASGEELPSGDEAGEQAALEHWKAYLEDVAAYDDERDRPDLDSTSRMSVPLKYGEIHPRTMLADLARKRSAGAEAYRRELAWREFCADLLARHPQAAWKPLRPEFDKMQYDELGELFDAWCAGRTGFPFVDAGMRQLAETGFVHNRVRMVVASFLVKDLHVHWRFGARWFMRFLRDGDLASNSLNWQWVAGCGADAAPYFRIFNPVGQGQKFDPDGEYVRRWVPELRHLDGKTAHEPWKYGADAYPAPVVDHGEARAEALRRYDAIR; translated from the coding sequence ATGACAGCGGTGATGTGGTTCCGCCGGGACCTGCGGTTGGCGGACAATCCGGCCTTGCTGGACGCGGTGGCGGCCGGTGACGGCCGGGTTCTCGGGGTGTTCGTGGTGGATCCGTTGCTCTGGGAGCGTTCGGGCGATCCACGGCGGGAACACCTCGCGGCGTCACTGCGCAGCCTGTCCGGGTCGATGGGCGGACGGCTCGTCGTACGGCGGGGTGATCCGGCAACCGTCGTACCAGCTCTCGCGGATGAATTCGGGGCCGCGAGCGTGCACATCAGCGCGGACTACGGGCCCTACGGACAACAGCGCGATCAAGAAGTTGAAGCCTCATTGAAGTGTCCGCTGGTGCGGACGGGATCGCCGTACGCCGTGGCGCCGGGGCGGGTGCTGAACCAGCAAGGGCGGTCGTACCAGGTGTTCACGCCGTACTTCAAGGCGTGGCTGGCGCACGGGTGGCGGCAGCCGGCGGAGGCTCCGAGTGACGTCGCGTGGGTGAAGGCTTCCGGCGAGGAACTGCCATCCGGTGACGAGGCGGGCGAGCAGGCGGCGCTCGAGCACTGGAAGGCGTATCTCGAGGACGTCGCGGCGTACGACGACGAGCGGGATCGGCCCGATCTGGACAGCACCTCGCGGATGTCGGTGCCGTTGAAGTACGGCGAGATCCACCCGCGGACGATGCTCGCCGATCTCGCCCGCAAACGCAGCGCCGGCGCGGAGGCGTACCGGCGCGAGCTGGCCTGGCGCGAGTTCTGCGCGGATCTCCTCGCGCGGCACCCGCAGGCCGCGTGGAAGCCGCTGCGTCCTGAGTTCGACAAGATGCAGTACGACGAACTGGGCGAACTGTTCGACGCATGGTGCGCGGGCCGGACCGGGTTCCCGTTCGTGGACGCGGGGATGCGGCAGCTGGCCGAGACCGGGTTCGTCCACAACCGCGTGCGGATGGTCGTCGCGTCGTTCCTGGTCAAGGATCTCCACGTGCACTGGCGGTTCGGCGCCCGATGGTTCATGCGGTTCCTGCGCGACGGCGATCTCGCGTCGAACTCGCTCAACTGGCAGTGGGTGGCCGGCTGCGGCGCGGACGCGGCGCCGTACTTCCGGATCTTCAACCCGGTCGGCCAGGGCCAGAAATTCGACCCCGACGGTGAGTACGTCCGGCGCTGGGTGCCCGAACTGCGGCACCTCGACGGCAAGACCGCGCACGAGCCCTGGAAGTACGGCGCCGACGCCTACCCGGCCCCCGTCGTCGACCACGGCGAGGCCCGGGCCGAGGCCCTGCGCCGGTACGACGCCATCCGCTGA